Proteins co-encoded in one Coregonus clupeaformis isolate EN_2021a chromosome 17, ASM2061545v1, whole genome shotgun sequence genomic window:
- the LOC123492910 gene encoding cell surface glycoprotein 1-like, whose protein sequence is MYGEPRWPYGRGHTTSDTPRPNHRTTSDTPRPNHRTTSDTPRPNHSTTSDTTRPNHSTTSDTPRPNHNITSDTPRPNHSTTSYTPRPNHSTTSYTPRPNHRTTSDTPRPNHRTTSDTPRPNHRTTSDTPRPNHRTTSDTPRPNHRTTSDTPRPNHRTTSDTPRPNHRTTSDTPRPNHRTTSDTPRPNHSTTSDTPRPNHRTTSDTPRPNHRTTSDTPRPNHRTTSDTPRPNHRTTSDTPRPNHRTTSDTPRPNHRTTSDTPRPNHRTTSDTPRPNHRTTSDTPRPNHRTTSAPHPTTGPPQTHHDPTTVPPQTHHDPTTGPPQTHHDPTTVPPQTQLSHLCLNQFQSTVPPQ, encoded by the exons ATGTACGGAGAACCCCGCTGGccgtatggacggggaca TACCACCTCAGACACACCACGACCCAACCACAGGACCACCTCAGACACACCACGACCCAACCACAGGACCACCTCAGACACACCACGACCCAACCACAGTACCACCTCAGACACAACACGACCCAACCACAGTACCACCTCAGACACACCACGACCCAACCACAATATCACCTCAGACACACCACGACCCAACCACAGTACCACCTCATACACACCACGACCCAACCACAGTACCACCTCATACACACCACGACCCAACCACAGGACCACCTCAGACACACCACGACCCAACCACAGGACCACCTCAGACACACCACGACCCAACCACAGGACCACCTCAGACACACCACGACCCAACCACAGGACCACCTCAGACACACCACGACCCAACCACAGGACCACCTCAGACACACCACGACCCAACCACAGGACCACCTCAGACACACCACGACCCAACCACAGGACCACCTCAGACACACCACGACCCAACCACAGGACCACCTCAGACACACCACGACCCAACCACAGTACCACCTCAGACACACCACGACCCAACCACAGGACCACCTCAGACACACCACGACCCAACCACAGGACCACCTCAGACACACCACGACCCAACCACAGGACCACCTCAGACACACCACGACCCAACCACAGGACCACCTCAGACACACCACGACCCAACCACAGGACCACCTCAGACACACCACGACCCAACCACAGGACCACCTCAGACACACCACGACCCAACCACAGGACCACCTCAGACACACCACGACCCAACCACAGGACCACCTCAGACACACCACGACCCAACCACAGGACCACCTCAGCCCCACACCCAACCACAGGACCACCTCAGACACACCACGACCCAACCACAGTACCACCTCAGACACACCACGACCCAACCACAGGACCACCTCAGACACACCACGACCCAACCACAGTACCACCTCAGACACAGCTCAGCCATCTCTGTCTGAATCAGTTTCAGAGCACAGTACCACCTCAGTAG